The following proteins are encoded in a genomic region of Takifugu rubripes chromosome 21, fTakRub1.2, whole genome shotgun sequence:
- the hsd17b3 gene encoding 17-beta-hydroxysteroid dehydrogenase type 3 isoform X2, with the protein MNVVIMSRNKETLDQVAAEITDTTGRNVKVIVTDFVKENVFGEIEDQLRDLNIGVLVNNVGILPNYIPSKFLDSKELDQDVTRVINCNVRTVVKMCKMILPGMENRGKGLILNVSSGIASIPFPMYTLYAASKVFVERFSQGLQAEYKDKGIIIQVVAPFGVSTRMAAFQQTNMVTLSPEDFVQRSLLYLRAGDKTYGNVSHIIMGWVLQHIPLKLLYAEATQRSLNNYVKRKTAKDQGTK; encoded by the exons ATGAACGTTGTGATCATGAGTAGGAATAAGGAGACGTTGGACCAGGTGGCTGCGGAAATAA CTGACACCACTGGAAGGAACGTGAAAGTCATAGTGACAGATTTTGTAAAGGAAAATGTCTTCGGTGAAATTGAGGACCAGCTCAGGGACCTGAACATTGGAGTTCTAG TCAATAATGTAGGTATCCTGCCAAACTACATCCCCTCAAAATTCCTTGATTCTAAAGAGTTGGACCAG GACGTGACGCGGGTGATTAACTGTAATGTGAGAACTGTTGTCAAG ATGTGCAAAATGATTCTTCCTGGCATGGAGAACAG AGGGAAAGGCCTGATTTTGAACGTGTCCTCAGGAATTGCTTCCATTCCATTCCCCATGTACACCCTGTACGCCGCCTCCAAG gtgtttgtggagCGATTTTCTCAAGGCCTTCAAGCTGAATACAAAGACAAAGGGATCATTATTCAG GTGGTGGCTCCGTTCGGGGTCTCCACTCGAATGGCGGCGTTTCAGCAGACCAACATGGTGACTCTGTCTCCAGAAGACTTTGTCCAGCGTTCCCTGTTGTACCTCAGAGCAGGAGACAAAACGTACGGCAATGTCAGTCACATCATTATG GGTTGGGTACTGCAGCACATCCCTCTCAAGCTTCTCTACGCCGAGGCTACGCAACGCAGCCTAAACAACTATGTCAAGAGGAAAACGGCAAAGGACCAAGGCACCAAATAG
- the ercc6l2 gene encoding DNA excision repair protein ERCC-6-like 2 isoform X2 has product MATDNWVKNDSWQVGDKCLVHDPKDGTLQEATIQRLSTSHDEDTMAWVVLSNQRNDEQEEEVVPVSKIIRAGLNHWTQEKPVFSSSITDPQSCVALELNDADGDKVPYTINRYLRNYQREGVRFIYNNYIRSSGCILGDDMGLGKTVQVIAFLSAVLHKTGTWVDVQKNRPQFLQSQFTSWQNPPNKVFLIVAPLSVLYNWKDELDTWGHFQSVVVHGLKKEEEFARIRKGRTEIALTTYETLRLCLDEFNAIDWSAVVVDEAHRIKNPNSQITQAMKDLKCEVRIGLTGTIFQNNLEELWCVMDWAIPGCLGSLGLFKTHYSYLIEQAQRHSATKRALATGRKTAKALARKISHWFLRRTKALIKEQLPKKDDRVVFCSLTEFQQMVYQTVLDTEDVTLLLRASEKCSCQSGRARRSCCYSTNSEGLKVKHLYFIYLAILRKVSNNVALLKSTAGTSKSQEKYVGAICSKVFQKFPDFVRRCKDESFEALSDPMYSGKMKVLEKLLKYYLQRRDKVLLFSLSTKLLDVLESYCMAQGLDYSRLDGTTKAKDRVQIVKEFNSSSHVNLCLVSTMAGGLGLNFVGANVVVLFDPTWNPSSDLQAIDRAYRIGQCRDVTVLRLISLGTVEEIIYLRQLYKQQLQCTVLGKESSRRYFEAVHGNFKGELFGIKNLFRLQTQGTCLTQKILEREGRLEAGITTTSVYTGEGPTEEGVSGSGNSRVRPDDKPANERREALQVPEGVLDFSSGSEEDECEFLKNAVDTKRGGHAATEPMSLLQHGFSKLLERVNGKAELIEDESCPSRDESSEEDLEDQGKTASSIPCNPDNHARCPKLQRKTADISSSSDSGGRNEGRNDKTRHHWKRWTKEGRTGGEEGEKKSSPNNSRQGDFSRPVQKSYHAEVYSDESEDLDTEITTRQKESTSGSKQRADCNKKRQHVSIKDRSKSSEDVEMFTSSEEEHTPSKKGKRARCHVTSVQTKKSGPSSKCQPSPTSGRRAGAIDSVLGRVQEVKYTHSNQRVVGGSRAEELISRAAERDVFERKMHSQLPANHLLDNAESLSASPANRPCPSAVRSQKPSADHPVIFTKTSVHHTRHTTFIVGETPQAIRRQQLEEMAVKFQFPSVRQFAAELLRRDPGQRVTWLRQYYTSLDRPGLSTVTDNFPQPDSTRSTSSTSTIIAAMETHADTRTLQNCCQLAQRTPKYTRRNPKSRPGTPQNSVTSSQKKPRKPQTGAEEPHKSEKVSRKNSLGAPSDVPSVQSECQEEMVCRTREHRRTKRASVSGSGASRAGGGVGSDQASSSGLGSAEADRDGRSSADLSHDTSAMLSKPTAQEHRQEPKSSTGTSENVQGQRENVQSPNTPRQNTPTSLHSSFLTDLIGDTSILDDLLKPKSRSAQRTPTCSSVRYPATPTPGRNFSTDSKTEQTRSKGSRKDFWDILSEGNEESINRLTDPAEVRRVCINTNFAAGSRSGETEGKSLWKTNEKFLWKK; this is encoded by the exons ATGGCTACAGATAATTGGGTAAAGAATG ATTCTTGGCAGGTAGGTGACAAATGTCTGGTTCATGACCCAAAAGATGGCACCTTGCAAGAAGCCACCATTCAGAGACTCAGCACCTCTCATGATGAAGATACCATGGCATGGGTTGTCTTAAGCAATCAGAGAAACGATGAACAAGAGGAGGAGGTTGTGCCTGTCTCTAAAATCATAAGAGCAGGCTTGAATCACTGGACTCAGGAGAAACCCGTGTTTTCAAGCAGCATCACAGACCCACAGTCCTGTGTGGCCCTAGAGCTGAATGATGCTGATGGAGATAAAGTCCCCTATACTATCAACAGATACCTGAGGAATTACCAGCGAGAAGGGGTCAGGTTCATTTACAATAACTACATTCGTTCCAGTGGTTGTATCCTAGGGGATGATATGGGCCTAGGAAAAACTGTACAG GTCattgcttttctttcagctgTGCTGCATAAAACAGGCACATGGGTGGATGTCCAGAAAAACAGGCCTCAGTTCCTGCAAAGTCAGTTTACCTCGTGGCAGAATCCGCCAAATAAA GTGTTTCTCATTGTGGCCCCACTATCTGTTCTGTATAACTGGAAAGATGAACTGGACACGTGGGGCCACTTTCAGAGCGTGGTGGTCCATGGGttgaagaaagaagaggaatttgCTCGCATCAGGAAGGGACGGACTGAGATTGCTCTTACTACCTATGAGACACTCCGGCTGTGTCTTGATGAGTTTAATGC CATTGACTGGTCTGCTGTGGTTGTTGATGAGGCCCACAGGATCAAAAACCCGAATTCACAGATCACTCAGGCCATGAAAGATCTGAAGTGTGAG GTCAGAATTGGCCTCACTGGCACAATCTTCCAGAACAACCTTGAAGAGCTGTGGTGTGTCATGGACTG GGCCATACCTGGTTGCCTTGGCAGCCTGGGACTGTTCAAGACTCATTATTCATACCTGATTGAGCAAGCACAAAGGCACAGTGCAACCAAACGTGCTCTAGCTACAGGAAGGAAGACTGCCAAGGCCCTGGCCAGGAAGATTTCCCACTGGTTCCTCAGAAGAACTAAAGCTCTAATCAAAGAACAGTTGCCCAAAAAAGATGACAGG GTGGTCTTTTGCTCCCTGACAGAATTTCAGCAGATGGTCTATCAGACAGTGTTGGACACTGAGGATGTGACGTTACTCCTGAGGGCTTCAGAGAAATGCAGTTGTCAAAGTGGACGCGCCCGCAGAAGCTGCTGCTACAGC ACAAACTCAGAAGGTTTGAAAGTGAAGCATCTCTACTTTATTTACTTGGCTATATTAAGGAAAGTCTCCAACAATGTAGCCCTACTTAAGTCCACTGCAGGTACCAGCAAGTCTCAG GAAAAATATGTGGGTGCCATTTGTTCAAAGGTATTCCAGAAGTTTCCAGATTTTGTTCGTAGATGCAAAGATGAATCCTTTGAGGCTTTGTCAGACCCAATGTACAGTGGAAAGATGAAG GTtttggagaagctgctgaaataTTACCTGCAAAGAAGAGATaaagtgcttcttttttctctgtcaaccAAG CTGCTAGATGTGTTGGAGAGCTACTGTATGGCACAGGGGCTGGACTACAGCAGGCTGGATGGAACCACCAAAGCCAAAGACCGAGTCCAAATTGTCAAGGAATTCAACAGCTCCTCTCACGTGAATCTCTGCCTGGTGTCCACCAT GGCAGGTGGACTTGGTCTGAACTTTGTGGGAGCCAATGTAGTGGTGCTGTTTGACCCCACCTGGAATCCATCCAGTGATCTACAAGCTATTGACAG GGCTTATCGCATCGGCCAGTGCAGGGATGTGACTGTTCTTAGACTCATTTCACTGGGGACTGTAGAGGAGATTATCTACCTTAGACAGCTTTACAAACAG CAGTTGCAGTGCACGGTCTTGGGTAAGGAGAGTTCACGGAGGTACTTTGAAGCAGTGCACGGCAACTTCAAAGGGGAGCTGTTTGGGATCAAAAACCTCTTCAGGCTGCAGACCCAAGGAACCTGTCTCACCCAGAAGATCTTAGAG CGTGAAGGACGTTTGGAGGCTGGAATCACAACCACCAGCGTGTACACAGGCGAAGGGCCGACAGAGGAGGGAGTTAGC ggATCTGGGAATTCTAGAGTCAGACCAGATGATAAACCAGCAAATGAGAGGCGAGAAGCATTACAGGTCCCCGAAGGAGTGTTAGACTTCAGCAGTgggagtgaggaggatgagtGTGAGTTTCTGAAGAATGCTGTGGATACCAAGAGGGGTGGGCATGCTGCCACTGAACCAATGAGTCTCCTACAGCATGGATTCTCTAAGCTACTAGAGAGGGTTAATGGCAAGGCCGAGCTAATAGAAGATGAGAGTTGTCCAAGTAGAGATGAGAGCTCTGAGGAAGACCTTGAGGATCAAGGGAAGACTGCCTCCTCCATCCCCTGTAACCCAGACAATCACGCAAGATGTCCAAaattacaaagaaaaacagctgacaTCTCCAGTAGTTCAGACAGTGGAGGCAGAAATGAGGGCAGAAATGACAAGACGAGACATCATTGGAAAAGATGGACAAAAGAGGGAAGgactggaggtgaggagggtgaaAAGAAATCCTCACCCAACAATAGCAGACAAGGTGACTTCAGCAGGCCCGTCCAGAAATCATACCATGCTGAGGTGTACTCAGATGAATCTGAGGATTTGGACACAGAAATCACGACCAGGCAGAAAGAGAGCACATCAGGCAGTAAGCAAAGGGCAGACTGTAACAAAAAGAGACAACATGTCAGCATCAAGGACAGATCAAAATCCTCTGAAGACGTAGAGATGTTCACATCCTCAGAAGAAGAGCACACTCCTTCAAAGAAAGGCAAACGTGCTCGATGCCATGTCACATCCGTACAGACTAAAAAATCTGGTCCGAGTTCCAAATGTCAGCCCTCGCCAACATCAGGGAGGAGAGCGGGAGCTATCGACAGCGTGCTAG GGCGTGTGCAAGAGGTGAAGTATACGCACTCTAATCAGCGTGTGGTGGgcggcagcagagcagaggagctgatcagcagagctgcagaacgGGATGTGTTTGAGCGCAAGATGCACTCTCAGCTCCCAGCCAATCACCTCCTAGACAACGCTGAG AGCCTGTCAGCGAGCCCAGCCAATCGGCCCTGCCCTTCAGCTGTTAGATCGCAGAAGCCCAGTGCAGACCATCCAGTAATCTTCACCAAAACCAGTGTGCACCATACCAGACACACCACCTTCATCGTTGGAGAGACCCCACAAGCCATACGCAG GCAGCAGCTCGAGGAAATGGCGGTGAAATTCCAATTCCCCTCGGTGCGCCAGTTTGCTGCGGAGCTTCTCCGAAGAGACCCGGGGCAGAGGGTGACTTGGCTGAGGCAGTATTACACGTCTCTGGACCGTCCCGGCCTGTCTACAGTCACAGACAACTTCCCGCAACCTGACTCAACGCGGAGCACCTCCTCTACATCCACAATAATAGCTGCTATGGAAACTCACGCAGACACCAGAACCTTACAAAACTGTTGTCAGTTAGCCCAGAGAACTCCTAAATACACTCGGAGGAATCCTAAATCCAGGCCTGGAACCCCACAAAACAGTGTTACTTCATCACAGAAAAAGCCCAGAAAACCACAAACTGGTGCTGAGGAACCCCATAAAAGTGAAAAAGTCTCCCGCAAGAACAGTCTAGGTGCTCCGAGTGATGTTCCTAGTGTGCAGTCAGAGTGTCAGGAAGAGATGGTCTGCAGGACCAGAGAACacaggaggacaaagagagCCAGTGTTTCTGGTTCTGGAGCTTCCAGGGCGGGCGGCGGCGTTGGCTCGGATCAGGCCAGCAGCAGTGGTCTGGGGTCTGCGGAGGCAGACAGAGACGGCCGTTCTTCTGCGGACCTCAGCCATGACACGTCCGCCATGTTGTCCAAACCCACAGCACAGGAACATCGGCAAGAGCCAAAATCATCGACCGGGACCAGTGAAAATGTTCAAGGCCAAAGGGAAAATGTTCAGAGCCCTAACACCCCCAGGCAGAACACACCTACCTCCCTTCACAGTTCCTTCCTCACTGACCTGATAGGAGACACCTCCATCCTTGACGATTTACTAAAACCCAAGTCAAGAAGCGCCCAACGGACCCCCACCTGCTCATCAGTAAGGTATCCGGCGACACCGACCCCCGGAAGGAATTTCAGCACAGACTCGAAAACCGAGCAGACCCGATCAAAAGGCAGTCGCAAAGACTTCTGGGACATCCTCAGCGAGGGTAACGAAGAGAGTATTAACAGACTAACGGAcccagcagaggtgaggagggtTTGTATCAACACTAACTTTGCAGCTGGAAGCAGGTCTGGAGAAACGGAGGGCAAAAGTCTCTGGAAGACTAATGAGAAGTTCCTGTGGAAGAAATAA
- the ercc6l2 gene encoding DNA excision repair protein ERCC-6-like 2 isoform X1, protein MATDNWVKNDSWQVGDKCLVHDPKDGTLQEATIQRLSTSHDEDTMAWVVLSNQRNDEQEEEVVPVSKIIRAGLNHWTQEKPVFSSSITDPQSCVALELNDADGDKVPYTINRYLRNYQREGVRFIYNNYIRSSGCILGDDMGLGKTVQVIAFLSAVLHKTGTWVDVQKNRPQFLQSQFTSWQNPPNKVFLIVAPLSVLYNWKDELDTWGHFQSVVVHGLKKEEEFARIRKGRTEIALTTYETLRLCLDEFNAIDWSAVVVDEAHRIKNPNSQITQAMKDLKCEVRIGLTGTIFQNNLEELWCVMDWAIPGCLGSLGLFKTHYSYLIEQAQRHSATKRALATGRKTAKALARKISHWFLRRTKALIKEQLPKKDDRVVFCSLTEFQQMVYQTVLDTEDVTLLLRASEKCSCQSGRARRSCCYSTNSEGLKVKHLYFIYLAILRKVSNNVALLKSTAGTSKSQEKYVGAICSKVFQKFPDFVRRCKDESFEALSDPMYSGKMKVLEKLLKYYLQRRDKVLLFSLSTKLLDVLESYCMAQGLDYSRLDGTTKAKDRVQIVKEFNSSSHVNLCLVSTMAGGLGLNFVGANVVVLFDPTWNPSSDLQAIDRAYRIGQCRDVTVLRLISLGTVEEIIYLRQLYKQQLQCTVLGKESSRRYFEAVHGNFKGELFGIKNLFRLQTQGTCLTQKILEREGRLEAGITTTSVYTGEGPTEEGVSGSGNSRVRPDDKPANERREALQVPEGVLDFSSGSEEDECEFLKNAVDTKRGGHAATEPMSLLQHGFSKLLERVNGKAELIEDESCPSRDESSEEDLEDQGKTASSIPCNPDNHARCPKLQRKTADISSSSDSGGRNEGRNDKTRHHWKRWTKEGRTGGEEGEKKSSPNNSRQGDFSRPVQKSYHAEVYSDESEDLDTEITTRQKESTSGSKQRADCNKKRQHVSIKDRSKSSEDVEMFTSSEEEHTPSKKGKRARCHVTSVQTKKSGPSSKCQPSPTSGRRAGAIDSVLGRVQEVKYTHSNQRVVGGSRAEELISRAAERDVFERKMHSQLPANHLLDNAEQSLSASPANRPCPSAVRSQKPSADHPVIFTKTSVHHTRHTTFIVGETPQAIRRQQLEEMAVKFQFPSVRQFAAELLRRDPGQRVTWLRQYYTSLDRPGLSTVTDNFPQPDSTRSTSSTSTIIAAMETHADTRTLQNCCQLAQRTPKYTRRNPKSRPGTPQNSVTSSQKKPRKPQTGAEEPHKSEKVSRKNSLGAPSDVPSVQSECQEEMVCRTREHRRTKRASVSGSGASRAGGGVGSDQASSSGLGSAEADRDGRSSADLSHDTSAMLSKPTAQEHRQEPKSSTGTSENVQGQRENVQSPNTPRQNTPTSLHSSFLTDLIGDTSILDDLLKPKSRSAQRTPTCSSVRYPATPTPGRNFSTDSKTEQTRSKGSRKDFWDILSEGNEESINRLTDPAEVRRVCINTNFAAGSRSGETEGKSLWKTNEKFLWKK, encoded by the exons ATGGCTACAGATAATTGGGTAAAGAATG ATTCTTGGCAGGTAGGTGACAAATGTCTGGTTCATGACCCAAAAGATGGCACCTTGCAAGAAGCCACCATTCAGAGACTCAGCACCTCTCATGATGAAGATACCATGGCATGGGTTGTCTTAAGCAATCAGAGAAACGATGAACAAGAGGAGGAGGTTGTGCCTGTCTCTAAAATCATAAGAGCAGGCTTGAATCACTGGACTCAGGAGAAACCCGTGTTTTCAAGCAGCATCACAGACCCACAGTCCTGTGTGGCCCTAGAGCTGAATGATGCTGATGGAGATAAAGTCCCCTATACTATCAACAGATACCTGAGGAATTACCAGCGAGAAGGGGTCAGGTTCATTTACAATAACTACATTCGTTCCAGTGGTTGTATCCTAGGGGATGATATGGGCCTAGGAAAAACTGTACAG GTCattgcttttctttcagctgTGCTGCATAAAACAGGCACATGGGTGGATGTCCAGAAAAACAGGCCTCAGTTCCTGCAAAGTCAGTTTACCTCGTGGCAGAATCCGCCAAATAAA GTGTTTCTCATTGTGGCCCCACTATCTGTTCTGTATAACTGGAAAGATGAACTGGACACGTGGGGCCACTTTCAGAGCGTGGTGGTCCATGGGttgaagaaagaagaggaatttgCTCGCATCAGGAAGGGACGGACTGAGATTGCTCTTACTACCTATGAGACACTCCGGCTGTGTCTTGATGAGTTTAATGC CATTGACTGGTCTGCTGTGGTTGTTGATGAGGCCCACAGGATCAAAAACCCGAATTCACAGATCACTCAGGCCATGAAAGATCTGAAGTGTGAG GTCAGAATTGGCCTCACTGGCACAATCTTCCAGAACAACCTTGAAGAGCTGTGGTGTGTCATGGACTG GGCCATACCTGGTTGCCTTGGCAGCCTGGGACTGTTCAAGACTCATTATTCATACCTGATTGAGCAAGCACAAAGGCACAGTGCAACCAAACGTGCTCTAGCTACAGGAAGGAAGACTGCCAAGGCCCTGGCCAGGAAGATTTCCCACTGGTTCCTCAGAAGAACTAAAGCTCTAATCAAAGAACAGTTGCCCAAAAAAGATGACAGG GTGGTCTTTTGCTCCCTGACAGAATTTCAGCAGATGGTCTATCAGACAGTGTTGGACACTGAGGATGTGACGTTACTCCTGAGGGCTTCAGAGAAATGCAGTTGTCAAAGTGGACGCGCCCGCAGAAGCTGCTGCTACAGC ACAAACTCAGAAGGTTTGAAAGTGAAGCATCTCTACTTTATTTACTTGGCTATATTAAGGAAAGTCTCCAACAATGTAGCCCTACTTAAGTCCACTGCAGGTACCAGCAAGTCTCAG GAAAAATATGTGGGTGCCATTTGTTCAAAGGTATTCCAGAAGTTTCCAGATTTTGTTCGTAGATGCAAAGATGAATCCTTTGAGGCTTTGTCAGACCCAATGTACAGTGGAAAGATGAAG GTtttggagaagctgctgaaataTTACCTGCAAAGAAGAGATaaagtgcttcttttttctctgtcaaccAAG CTGCTAGATGTGTTGGAGAGCTACTGTATGGCACAGGGGCTGGACTACAGCAGGCTGGATGGAACCACCAAAGCCAAAGACCGAGTCCAAATTGTCAAGGAATTCAACAGCTCCTCTCACGTGAATCTCTGCCTGGTGTCCACCAT GGCAGGTGGACTTGGTCTGAACTTTGTGGGAGCCAATGTAGTGGTGCTGTTTGACCCCACCTGGAATCCATCCAGTGATCTACAAGCTATTGACAG GGCTTATCGCATCGGCCAGTGCAGGGATGTGACTGTTCTTAGACTCATTTCACTGGGGACTGTAGAGGAGATTATCTACCTTAGACAGCTTTACAAACAG CAGTTGCAGTGCACGGTCTTGGGTAAGGAGAGTTCACGGAGGTACTTTGAAGCAGTGCACGGCAACTTCAAAGGGGAGCTGTTTGGGATCAAAAACCTCTTCAGGCTGCAGACCCAAGGAACCTGTCTCACCCAGAAGATCTTAGAG CGTGAAGGACGTTTGGAGGCTGGAATCACAACCACCAGCGTGTACACAGGCGAAGGGCCGACAGAGGAGGGAGTTAGC ggATCTGGGAATTCTAGAGTCAGACCAGATGATAAACCAGCAAATGAGAGGCGAGAAGCATTACAGGTCCCCGAAGGAGTGTTAGACTTCAGCAGTgggagtgaggaggatgagtGTGAGTTTCTGAAGAATGCTGTGGATACCAAGAGGGGTGGGCATGCTGCCACTGAACCAATGAGTCTCCTACAGCATGGATTCTCTAAGCTACTAGAGAGGGTTAATGGCAAGGCCGAGCTAATAGAAGATGAGAGTTGTCCAAGTAGAGATGAGAGCTCTGAGGAAGACCTTGAGGATCAAGGGAAGACTGCCTCCTCCATCCCCTGTAACCCAGACAATCACGCAAGATGTCCAAaattacaaagaaaaacagctgacaTCTCCAGTAGTTCAGACAGTGGAGGCAGAAATGAGGGCAGAAATGACAAGACGAGACATCATTGGAAAAGATGGACAAAAGAGGGAAGgactggaggtgaggagggtgaaAAGAAATCCTCACCCAACAATAGCAGACAAGGTGACTTCAGCAGGCCCGTCCAGAAATCATACCATGCTGAGGTGTACTCAGATGAATCTGAGGATTTGGACACAGAAATCACGACCAGGCAGAAAGAGAGCACATCAGGCAGTAAGCAAAGGGCAGACTGTAACAAAAAGAGACAACATGTCAGCATCAAGGACAGATCAAAATCCTCTGAAGACGTAGAGATGTTCACATCCTCAGAAGAAGAGCACACTCCTTCAAAGAAAGGCAAACGTGCTCGATGCCATGTCACATCCGTACAGACTAAAAAATCTGGTCCGAGTTCCAAATGTCAGCCCTCGCCAACATCAGGGAGGAGAGCGGGAGCTATCGACAGCGTGCTAG GGCGTGTGCAAGAGGTGAAGTATACGCACTCTAATCAGCGTGTGGTGGgcggcagcagagcagaggagctgatcagcagagctgcagaacgGGATGTGTTTGAGCGCAAGATGCACTCTCAGCTCCCAGCCAATCACCTCCTAGACAACGCTGAG CAGAGCCTGTCAGCGAGCCCAGCCAATCGGCCCTGCCCTTCAGCTGTTAGATCGCAGAAGCCCAGTGCAGACCATCCAGTAATCTTCACCAAAACCAGTGTGCACCATACCAGACACACCACCTTCATCGTTGGAGAGACCCCACAAGCCATACGCAG GCAGCAGCTCGAGGAAATGGCGGTGAAATTCCAATTCCCCTCGGTGCGCCAGTTTGCTGCGGAGCTTCTCCGAAGAGACCCGGGGCAGAGGGTGACTTGGCTGAGGCAGTATTACACGTCTCTGGACCGTCCCGGCCTGTCTACAGTCACAGACAACTTCCCGCAACCTGACTCAACGCGGAGCACCTCCTCTACATCCACAATAATAGCTGCTATGGAAACTCACGCAGACACCAGAACCTTACAAAACTGTTGTCAGTTAGCCCAGAGAACTCCTAAATACACTCGGAGGAATCCTAAATCCAGGCCTGGAACCCCACAAAACAGTGTTACTTCATCACAGAAAAAGCCCAGAAAACCACAAACTGGTGCTGAGGAACCCCATAAAAGTGAAAAAGTCTCCCGCAAGAACAGTCTAGGTGCTCCGAGTGATGTTCCTAGTGTGCAGTCAGAGTGTCAGGAAGAGATGGTCTGCAGGACCAGAGAACacaggaggacaaagagagCCAGTGTTTCTGGTTCTGGAGCTTCCAGGGCGGGCGGCGGCGTTGGCTCGGATCAGGCCAGCAGCAGTGGTCTGGGGTCTGCGGAGGCAGACAGAGACGGCCGTTCTTCTGCGGACCTCAGCCATGACACGTCCGCCATGTTGTCCAAACCCACAGCACAGGAACATCGGCAAGAGCCAAAATCATCGACCGGGACCAGTGAAAATGTTCAAGGCCAAAGGGAAAATGTTCAGAGCCCTAACACCCCCAGGCAGAACACACCTACCTCCCTTCACAGTTCCTTCCTCACTGACCTGATAGGAGACACCTCCATCCTTGACGATTTACTAAAACCCAAGTCAAGAAGCGCCCAACGGACCCCCACCTGCTCATCAGTAAGGTATCCGGCGACACCGACCCCCGGAAGGAATTTCAGCACAGACTCGAAAACCGAGCAGACCCGATCAAAAGGCAGTCGCAAAGACTTCTGGGACATCCTCAGCGAGGGTAACGAAGAGAGTATTAACAGACTAACGGAcccagcagaggtgaggagggtTTGTATCAACACTAACTTTGCAGCTGGAAGCAGGTCTGGAGAAACGGAGGGCAAAAGTCTCTGGAAGACTAATGAGAAGTTCCTGTGGAAGAAATAA